From a region of the Candidatus Binataceae bacterium genome:
- a CDS encoding PA14 domain-containing protein, producing MSAHGERQRRIESAIFLVPFISYAYFYQGADQSVACRFDLARAMLEQHRLFIDGYCGYNTADIISFAGHYYSVKAPGAAFTALIPWALFSNILLPLFWKNEPIYWAFTTYLTTLFTSGLATAAVGVVIYRFARFLGATEGRGAGVAILFGLATIAFPYATELTGEPLAGASAFTAFYLVATYSSGSRLRRAFLAGFLAGWAVLNDYPAFLIAAAVGIYALFKVRRLSHLAVFSLGAAITAAIMLGYNWAAFGKPLFFSYQAYSMPGNSQFPEQAVGFVGLTYPKLPILWNILADPQRGLFFCNPVLILAIPGAIYFARARKFRAELVVMSFAIASMILFNASYGASIVSWGGGTATGPRQIIAIVPFMILPIALLPAACDWLIGALGTFSAWLMLMATATNPHFPYEYDNPVWDFAWQLYLRGDFAMNRDAFFGGGNVAGDTVAFNLGKILHLPRPLQLWPLAGIWILGAQELLEVSRASARLAAPRMTSAAIVLMIAAMFIPSLSGWFSKSALVNRSHGLLGRYYYGDQAAQESPRFVRIDREIDFDNIAEMGAVPFPSVAVWTGSLVVPRSGLYGFVIEMDDSGWLKIDDKYVIRDPGNISVPRAEGRVLLFAGLHRIEVGERNIAGGSYAHLKWVPPGGDPNWPTVVPGDLLLPDRPS from the coding sequence ATGAGCGCGCACGGCGAGCGTCAGCGCCGTATCGAGAGCGCGATCTTCCTGGTTCCGTTTATCAGCTATGCCTACTTCTACCAGGGCGCTGACCAGAGCGTCGCCTGCCGGTTCGATCTCGCGCGCGCGATGCTCGAGCAGCATCGCCTGTTCATCGACGGCTACTGCGGCTACAACACCGCCGACATCATAAGTTTCGCGGGACATTACTACTCCGTCAAAGCGCCCGGCGCAGCATTTACCGCGCTCATCCCGTGGGCGCTCTTCTCGAATATACTGTTGCCTTTGTTCTGGAAGAACGAGCCTATTTACTGGGCATTTACTACATACCTGACGACCCTGTTCACGAGCGGACTGGCTACCGCCGCCGTCGGCGTCGTGATCTATCGCTTCGCGCGCTTCCTCGGCGCGACGGAAGGCCGCGGCGCCGGAGTCGCGATTCTGTTCGGGCTCGCGACGATCGCATTTCCTTACGCGACCGAGCTTACCGGTGAGCCGCTCGCCGGCGCCTCGGCGTTCACCGCGTTCTACCTGGTAGCGACCTACTCAAGTGGATCGCGCCTGCGGCGCGCTTTCCTCGCAGGATTTCTCGCGGGGTGGGCCGTTCTGAATGACTATCCGGCGTTTCTGATTGCGGCGGCGGTGGGCATTTATGCACTGTTCAAGGTGCGGCGCCTCTCTCATCTCGCGGTATTTTCGCTCGGCGCCGCGATCACGGCCGCGATAATGCTCGGGTACAACTGGGCCGCCTTCGGCAAGCCGTTGTTCTTCAGCTACCAGGCATATTCAATGCCGGGTAATAGTCAGTTTCCGGAGCAGGCGGTCGGCTTCGTCGGTCTGACGTATCCGAAGCTTCCGATCCTCTGGAATATACTTGCCGATCCGCAGCGAGGACTGTTTTTCTGCAACCCGGTTTTGATCCTGGCGATTCCAGGCGCGATCTATTTCGCGCGCGCGCGGAAATTTCGCGCCGAACTGGTGGTGATGAGTTTCGCGATCGCGTCGATGATTCTCTTCAACGCTTCTTATGGCGCTTCGATCGTGTCGTGGGGCGGCGGCACGGCGACCGGCCCGCGCCAGATCATCGCAATCGTACCGTTTATGATTTTGCCGATCGCACTTCTGCCTGCCGCATGCGATTGGCTGATCGGGGCACTTGGCACATTTTCCGCGTGGCTGATGCTGATGGCGACGGCGACCAATCCGCACTTTCCATACGAGTACGACAATCCGGTGTGGGACTTCGCCTGGCAGCTCTACCTGCGTGGCGACTTTGCCATGAATCGCGATGCATTCTTTGGCGGCGGAAATGTCGCGGGCGATACTGTGGCGTTCAATCTTGGCAAGATTCTGCATCTGCCGCGGCCGCTGCAACTCTGGCCGCTGGCTGGAATCTGGATTCTCGGCGCGCAGGAGTTGCTCGAAGTTTCGCGCGCGAGCGCGCGGTTGGCCGCACCGCGCATGACGTCGGCCGCGATCGTTCTGATGATCGCCGCGATGTTCATTCCGTCGCTCAGCGGATGGTTCTCGAAATCGGCGTTGGTGAATCGATCACATGGCCTGCTGGGCCGCTACTACTATGGCGACCAGGCTGCGCAGGAATCTCCACGCTTCGTAAGAATCGATCGCGAGATCGATTTCGACAATATCGCAGAGATGGGCGCCGTGCCGTTTCCCTCGGTCGCCGTGTGGACCGGGAGTCTGGTAGTGCCGCGCAGCGGGTTGTATGGGTTCGTGATCGAGATGGATGACTCGGGCTGGCTGAAGATAGACGACAAGTACGTGATTCGCGATCCCGGCAATATCAGCGTTCCGCGGGCCGAAGGACGGGTCTTGCTGTTTGCGGGACTGCATCGAATCGAAGTAGGCGAGCGCAATATCGCCGGCGGATCATACGCTCATCTCAAGTGGGTTCCGCCGGGAGGCGATCCCAACTGGCCAACCGTCGTGCCGGGCGACTTGCTGCTCCCCGATCGCCCTTCTTGA